The Coffea arabica cultivar ET-39 chromosome 8e, Coffea Arabica ET-39 HiFi, whole genome shotgun sequence genome window below encodes:
- the LOC113704330 gene encoding uncharacterized protein isoform X7 produces MVHGKSPDELPPGWKEHVKVSNGRKIKTKDACQGTPHSVSDHDLKSSCSKTEASPSQVVVEKNSSLEWLPQGWIIESRYRKSGATAGSVYKTYVDPLTGSKFYSKPQVMQYLESVNFNASPEKQQKEVRGDNSSKQDAPQHCESMSKSFISGKDDNGMGKPFVENVCCEIIGDNSSKQDSPKQSKFTTGKDHISGKEGNGIGKPSLEIVYDICFQEVSGDNSFKQDAPQHCESTKGKSHISEKEENRMDKPFLEIVHSAVDESKVLDELPPGWIKEIRARKQGTRKDPYYIDPVSGYEFRSKKDALRYLEFGDISRCAITPKKRDRNDLKLVEHEVFAQPDGKKLGQALGGGQLFGGQKAENDGSFLRSIAAAPEAERSQETNADNKSTDAKISTSKVDAVQEMQLCSKEIKCDRAWENPQPKSECSKLEMKAVHDIGAVSSITTAVSHEQKKPEIESSRETPSNDRYADTNITTSTVDAVVLQICSELNNCDRSAGRSHPIVEGSNLDLEVDVNGAVSSIATALLHEQKHPQEYLDTGTQIQPKKSKKRKALSMPPRSSKRLSGQEPEILPNMGLSERALRAAVRKPGQTETNNSSSGQTVTYVSSSLTQNSEANGGQQHIDTQLQREIIADLTSCKVALLETEMQNNIEKPLQEQAVQEQVVGQVNEAQEEENQRSQDSQFWYPFGDSFSDPCYEFAFKTLTGEIPLEDTLAFPGCFQQQIETSFTEGNANFGLSEIDKPALFQNDVPSHFDSVQQNAAVEQVQPKLITPPGNINLPSCSSFGSQQPSLEARSKDYETKVNS; encoded by the exons ATGGTACATGGGAAGTCCCCGGATGAGCTTCCTCCCGGCTGGAAGGAGCATGTCAAGGTATCAAACGGGAGAAAGATCAAG ACAAAGGATGCTTGTCAAGGCACACCTCACTCAGTGAGTGACCATGACCTGAAAAGCAGTTGTTCCAAAACTGAAGCTAGTCCA TCCCAGGTTGTAGTGGAGAAAAACTCTAGCCTAGAATGGTTGCCCCAAGGATGGATCATTGAGTCCAGATATCGAAAAAGTGGTGCAACTGCTGGATCAGTTTACAAG ACTTATGTTGACCCATTGACTGGATCCAAATTCTATTCGAAGCCCCAGGTAATGCAATATCTggaaagcgtaaatttcaatGCCTCACCAGAAAAACAACAGAAA GAAGTTAGAGGGGACAACTCATCAAAGCAAGATGCTCCTCAACATTGTGAATCCATGAGCAAGAGCTTTATCTCTGGAAAGGACGACAATGGCATGGGCAAGCCCTTTGTTGAGAATGTTTGTTGT GAAATCATCGGGGACAACTCTTCGAAGCAGGATTCACCTAAACAAAGTAAATTCACGACAGGCAAGGATCACATATCTGGAAAGGAAGGGAATGGCATTGGCAAGCCCTCTTTGGAGATTGTTTATGAT ATTTGTTTTCAGGAAGTTAGCGGGGACAACTCTTTCAAGCAAGATGCACCTCAACATTGTGAATCCACAAAGGGCAAAAGTCACATAtctgaaaaggaagagaacagAATGGACAAGCCCTTTTTGGAAATTGTACATTCA GCTGTGGATGAGAGCAAGGTCCTGGATGAGCTTCCGCCTGgatggataaaagaaattagagCCAGAAAACAAGGCACGAGAAAGGACCCG TACTATATAGACCCCGTGAGTGGATACGAGTTTCGCTCAAAAAAGGATGCTTTGCGCTATCTGGAGTTTGGAGACATTAGTCGCTGTGCAATCACACCAAAGAAAAGGGACAGAAATGATCTGAAACTGGTTGAGCACGAAGTCTTT GCTCAACCTGATGGGAAGAAACTGGGACAAGCACTAGGTGGAGGACAACTTTTTGGTGGTCAGAAGGCAGAGA ATGATGGAAGCTTTCTTAGAAGCATTGCAGCAGCTCCAGAAGCTGAGAGATCACAGGAAACTAATGCTGATAATAAATCTACTGATGCCAAGatctcaacttcaaaagttgaTGCAGTTCAAGAAATGCAGTTATGCTCTAAAGAAATTAAGTGTGATAGAGCATGGGAAAACCCTCAGCCAAAATCTGAATGCTCTAAACTAGAAATGAAGGCTGTTCATGACATTGGAGCTGTTTCCAGCATTACAACGGCTGTCTCACATGAACAGAAGAAGCCAGAGATTGAGAGTTCAAGGGAAACTCCAAGTAATGATAGATATGCTGATACTAACATCACTACGTCGACAGTTGATGCAGTTGTCCTTCAAATATGCTCAGAGCTAAATAATTGCGATAGATCAGCAGGTAGGTCTCATCCAATAGTTGAAGGTTCTAACCTAGATCTGGAGGTTGATGTTAATGGAGCTGTATCCAGTATTGCAACTGCTCTCTTGCATGAGCAGAAACATCCACAGGAGTATTTAGACACAGGGACACAGATTCAACCCAAAaaatctaagaaaagaaaagctctgaGCATGCCTCCTCGGTCCTCAAAAAGGCTATCAGGACAAGAACCTGAGATACTGCCCAACATGGGTTTAAGTGAGCGAGCTCTTCGAGCTGCTGTTAGAAAgcctggtcaaacagaaacaAACAACAGCAGCTCTGGTCAAACAGTAACATATGTATCGTCAAGCTTGACTCAGAATTCTGAAGCTAATGGAGGGCAACAGCATATTGATACCCAACTACAGAGAGAGATCATTGCAGATCTCACATCTTGTAAAGTAGCTTTGCTAGAAACAGAGATGCAAAACAACATTGAAAAGCCCTTGCAGGAACAGGCTGTACAAGAGCAAGTAGTGGGCCAGGTAAACGAGGCAcaagaggaagaaaaccaaAGATCACAAGATTCGCAGTTCTGGTACCCTTTTGGAGACTCTTTTTCTGATCCATGCTATGAATTTGCTTTCAAGACCCTAACAGGTGAAATACCATTGGAGGATACTCTAGCATTTCCGGGCTGCTTCCAACAACAAATTGAGACATCTTTTACTGAGGGGAATGCTAATTTTGGACTGTCTGAGATTGATAAACCCGCCTTGTTCCAGAATGATGTGCCTTCTCATTTTGACTCTGTCCAGCAAAATGCAGCCGTGGAGCAGGTGCAACCCAAATTAATTACCCCAcctggaaacataaatttaccAAGTTGCAGCAGTTTTGGTTCTCAACAACCCAGCTTGGAGGCCAGGAGTAAGGACTATGAGACAAAGGTTAATTCTTGA
- the LOC113704330 gene encoding uncharacterized protein isoform X3 — MVHGKSPDELPPGWKEHVKVSNGRKIKYYTDDVTGLKFYSKKRVINFVQTKDACQGTPHSVSDHDLKSSCSKTEASPSQVVVEKNSSLEWLPQGWIIESRYRKSGATAGSVYKTYVDPLTGSKFYSKPQVMQYLESVNFNASPEKQQKEVRGDNSSKQDAPQHCESMSKSFISGKDDNGMGKPFVENEIIGDNSSKQDSPKQSKFTTGKDHISGKEGNGIGKPSLEIVYDICFQEVSGDNSFKQDAPQHCESTKGKSHISEKEENRMDKPFLEIVHSAVDESKVLDELPPGWIKEIRARKQGTRKDPYYIDPVSGYEFRSKKDALRYLEFGDISRCAITPKKRDRNDLKLVEHEVFAQPDGKKLGQALGGGQLFGGQKAENDGSFLRSIAAAPEAERSQETNADNKSTDAKISTSKVDAVQEMQLCSKEIKCDRAWENPQPKSECSKLEMKAVHDIGAVSSITTAVSHEQKKPEIESSRETPSNDRYADTNITTSTVDAVVLQICSELNNCDRSAGRSHPIVEGSNLDLEVDVNGAVSSIATALLHEQKHPQEYLDTGTQIQPKKSKKRKALSMPPRSSKRLSGQEPEILPNMGLSERALRAAVRKPGQTETNNSSSGQTVTYVSSSLTQNSEANGGQQHIDTQLQREIIADLTSCKVALLETEMQNNIEKPLQEQAVQEQVVGQVNEAQEEENQRSQDSQFWYPFGDSFSDPCYEFAFKTLTGEIPLEDTLAFPGCFQQQIETSFTEGNANFGLSEIDKPALFQNDVPSHFDSVQQNAAVEQVQPKLITPPGNINLPSCSSFGSQQPSLEARSKDYETKVNS, encoded by the exons ATGGTACATGGGAAGTCCCCGGATGAGCTTCCTCCCGGCTGGAAGGAGCATGTCAAGGTATCAAACGGGAGAAAGATCAAG TATTACACTGATGATGTAACTGGGCTTAAGTTTTACTCCAAAAAACGTGTCATTAACTTTGTTCAGACAAAGGATGCTTGTCAAGGCACACCTCACTCAGTGAGTGACCATGACCTGAAAAGCAGTTGTTCCAAAACTGAAGCTAGTCCA TCCCAGGTTGTAGTGGAGAAAAACTCTAGCCTAGAATGGTTGCCCCAAGGATGGATCATTGAGTCCAGATATCGAAAAAGTGGTGCAACTGCTGGATCAGTTTACAAG ACTTATGTTGACCCATTGACTGGATCCAAATTCTATTCGAAGCCCCAGGTAATGCAATATCTggaaagcgtaaatttcaatGCCTCACCAGAAAAACAACAGAAA GAAGTTAGAGGGGACAACTCATCAAAGCAAGATGCTCCTCAACATTGTGAATCCATGAGCAAGAGCTTTATCTCTGGAAAGGACGACAATGGCATGGGCAAGCCCTTTGTTGAGAAT GAAATCATCGGGGACAACTCTTCGAAGCAGGATTCACCTAAACAAAGTAAATTCACGACAGGCAAGGATCACATATCTGGAAAGGAAGGGAATGGCATTGGCAAGCCCTCTTTGGAGATTGTTTATGAT ATTTGTTTTCAGGAAGTTAGCGGGGACAACTCTTTCAAGCAAGATGCACCTCAACATTGTGAATCCACAAAGGGCAAAAGTCACATAtctgaaaaggaagagaacagAATGGACAAGCCCTTTTTGGAAATTGTACATTCA GCTGTGGATGAGAGCAAGGTCCTGGATGAGCTTCCGCCTGgatggataaaagaaattagagCCAGAAAACAAGGCACGAGAAAGGACCCG TACTATATAGACCCCGTGAGTGGATACGAGTTTCGCTCAAAAAAGGATGCTTTGCGCTATCTGGAGTTTGGAGACATTAGTCGCTGTGCAATCACACCAAAGAAAAGGGACAGAAATGATCTGAAACTGGTTGAGCACGAAGTCTTT GCTCAACCTGATGGGAAGAAACTGGGACAAGCACTAGGTGGAGGACAACTTTTTGGTGGTCAGAAGGCAGAGA ATGATGGAAGCTTTCTTAGAAGCATTGCAGCAGCTCCAGAAGCTGAGAGATCACAGGAAACTAATGCTGATAATAAATCTACTGATGCCAAGatctcaacttcaaaagttgaTGCAGTTCAAGAAATGCAGTTATGCTCTAAAGAAATTAAGTGTGATAGAGCATGGGAAAACCCTCAGCCAAAATCTGAATGCTCTAAACTAGAAATGAAGGCTGTTCATGACATTGGAGCTGTTTCCAGCATTACAACGGCTGTCTCACATGAACAGAAGAAGCCAGAGATTGAGAGTTCAAGGGAAACTCCAAGTAATGATAGATATGCTGATACTAACATCACTACGTCGACAGTTGATGCAGTTGTCCTTCAAATATGCTCAGAGCTAAATAATTGCGATAGATCAGCAGGTAGGTCTCATCCAATAGTTGAAGGTTCTAACCTAGATCTGGAGGTTGATGTTAATGGAGCTGTATCCAGTATTGCAACTGCTCTCTTGCATGAGCAGAAACATCCACAGGAGTATTTAGACACAGGGACACAGATTCAACCCAAAaaatctaagaaaagaaaagctctgaGCATGCCTCCTCGGTCCTCAAAAAGGCTATCAGGACAAGAACCTGAGATACTGCCCAACATGGGTTTAAGTGAGCGAGCTCTTCGAGCTGCTGTTAGAAAgcctggtcaaacagaaacaAACAACAGCAGCTCTGGTCAAACAGTAACATATGTATCGTCAAGCTTGACTCAGAATTCTGAAGCTAATGGAGGGCAACAGCATATTGATACCCAACTACAGAGAGAGATCATTGCAGATCTCACATCTTGTAAAGTAGCTTTGCTAGAAACAGAGATGCAAAACAACATTGAAAAGCCCTTGCAGGAACAGGCTGTACAAGAGCAAGTAGTGGGCCAGGTAAACGAGGCAcaagaggaagaaaaccaaAGATCACAAGATTCGCAGTTCTGGTACCCTTTTGGAGACTCTTTTTCTGATCCATGCTATGAATTTGCTTTCAAGACCCTAACAGGTGAAATACCATTGGAGGATACTCTAGCATTTCCGGGCTGCTTCCAACAACAAATTGAGACATCTTTTACTGAGGGGAATGCTAATTTTGGACTGTCTGAGATTGATAAACCCGCCTTGTTCCAGAATGATGTGCCTTCTCATTTTGACTCTGTCCAGCAAAATGCAGCCGTGGAGCAGGTGCAACCCAAATTAATTACCCCAcctggaaacataaatttaccAAGTTGCAGCAGTTTTGGTTCTCAACAACCCAGCTTGGAGGCCAGGAGTAAGGACTATGAGACAAAGGTTAATTCTTGA
- the LOC113704330 gene encoding uncharacterized protein isoform X2, with the protein MVHGKSPDELPPGWKEHVKVSNGRKIKYYTDDVTGLKFYSKKRVINFVQTKDACQGTPHSVSDHDLKSSCSKTEASPSQVVVEKNSSLEWLPQGWIIESRYRKSGATAGSVYKTYVDPLTGSKFYSKPQVMQYLESVNFNASPEKQQKEVRGDNSSKQDAPQHCESMSKSFISGKDDNGMGKPFVENVCCEIIGDNSSKQDSPKQSKFTTGKDHISGKEGNGIGKPSLEIVYDICFQEVSGDNSFKQDAPQHCESTKGKSHISEKEENRMDKPFLEIAVDESKVLDELPPGWIKEIRARKQGTRKDPYYIDPVSGYEFRSKKDALRYLEFGDISRCAITPKKRDRNDLKLVEHEVFAQPDGKKLGQALGGGQLFGGQKAENDGSFLRSIAAAPEAERSQETNADNKSTDAKISTSKVDAVQEMQLCSKEIKCDRAWENPQPKSECSKLEMKAVHDIGAVSSITTAVSHEQKKPEIESSRETPSNDRYADTNITTSTVDAVVLQICSELNNCDRSAGRSHPIVEGSNLDLEVDVNGAVSSIATALLHEQKHPQEYLDTGTQIQPKKSKKRKALSMPPRSSKRLSGQEPEILPNMGLSERALRAAVRKPGQTETNNSSSGQTVTYVSSSLTQNSEANGGQQHIDTQLQREIIADLTSCKVALLETEMQNNIEKPLQEQAVQEQVVGQVNEAQEEENQRSQDSQFWYPFGDSFSDPCYEFAFKTLTGEIPLEDTLAFPGCFQQQIETSFTEGNANFGLSEIDKPALFQNDVPSHFDSVQQNAAVEQVQPKLITPPGNINLPSCSSFGSQQPSLEARSKDYETKVNS; encoded by the exons ATGGTACATGGGAAGTCCCCGGATGAGCTTCCTCCCGGCTGGAAGGAGCATGTCAAGGTATCAAACGGGAGAAAGATCAAG TATTACACTGATGATGTAACTGGGCTTAAGTTTTACTCCAAAAAACGTGTCATTAACTTTGTTCAGACAAAGGATGCTTGTCAAGGCACACCTCACTCAGTGAGTGACCATGACCTGAAAAGCAGTTGTTCCAAAACTGAAGCTAGTCCA TCCCAGGTTGTAGTGGAGAAAAACTCTAGCCTAGAATGGTTGCCCCAAGGATGGATCATTGAGTCCAGATATCGAAAAAGTGGTGCAACTGCTGGATCAGTTTACAAG ACTTATGTTGACCCATTGACTGGATCCAAATTCTATTCGAAGCCCCAGGTAATGCAATATCTggaaagcgtaaatttcaatGCCTCACCAGAAAAACAACAGAAA GAAGTTAGAGGGGACAACTCATCAAAGCAAGATGCTCCTCAACATTGTGAATCCATGAGCAAGAGCTTTATCTCTGGAAAGGACGACAATGGCATGGGCAAGCCCTTTGTTGAGAATGTTTGTTGT GAAATCATCGGGGACAACTCTTCGAAGCAGGATTCACCTAAACAAAGTAAATTCACGACAGGCAAGGATCACATATCTGGAAAGGAAGGGAATGGCATTGGCAAGCCCTCTTTGGAGATTGTTTATGAT ATTTGTTTTCAGGAAGTTAGCGGGGACAACTCTTTCAAGCAAGATGCACCTCAACATTGTGAATCCACAAAGGGCAAAAGTCACATAtctgaaaaggaagagaacagAATGGACAAGCCCTTTTTGGAAATT GCTGTGGATGAGAGCAAGGTCCTGGATGAGCTTCCGCCTGgatggataaaagaaattagagCCAGAAAACAAGGCACGAGAAAGGACCCG TACTATATAGACCCCGTGAGTGGATACGAGTTTCGCTCAAAAAAGGATGCTTTGCGCTATCTGGAGTTTGGAGACATTAGTCGCTGTGCAATCACACCAAAGAAAAGGGACAGAAATGATCTGAAACTGGTTGAGCACGAAGTCTTT GCTCAACCTGATGGGAAGAAACTGGGACAAGCACTAGGTGGAGGACAACTTTTTGGTGGTCAGAAGGCAGAGA ATGATGGAAGCTTTCTTAGAAGCATTGCAGCAGCTCCAGAAGCTGAGAGATCACAGGAAACTAATGCTGATAATAAATCTACTGATGCCAAGatctcaacttcaaaagttgaTGCAGTTCAAGAAATGCAGTTATGCTCTAAAGAAATTAAGTGTGATAGAGCATGGGAAAACCCTCAGCCAAAATCTGAATGCTCTAAACTAGAAATGAAGGCTGTTCATGACATTGGAGCTGTTTCCAGCATTACAACGGCTGTCTCACATGAACAGAAGAAGCCAGAGATTGAGAGTTCAAGGGAAACTCCAAGTAATGATAGATATGCTGATACTAACATCACTACGTCGACAGTTGATGCAGTTGTCCTTCAAATATGCTCAGAGCTAAATAATTGCGATAGATCAGCAGGTAGGTCTCATCCAATAGTTGAAGGTTCTAACCTAGATCTGGAGGTTGATGTTAATGGAGCTGTATCCAGTATTGCAACTGCTCTCTTGCATGAGCAGAAACATCCACAGGAGTATTTAGACACAGGGACACAGATTCAACCCAAAaaatctaagaaaagaaaagctctgaGCATGCCTCCTCGGTCCTCAAAAAGGCTATCAGGACAAGAACCTGAGATACTGCCCAACATGGGTTTAAGTGAGCGAGCTCTTCGAGCTGCTGTTAGAAAgcctggtcaaacagaaacaAACAACAGCAGCTCTGGTCAAACAGTAACATATGTATCGTCAAGCTTGACTCAGAATTCTGAAGCTAATGGAGGGCAACAGCATATTGATACCCAACTACAGAGAGAGATCATTGCAGATCTCACATCTTGTAAAGTAGCTTTGCTAGAAACAGAGATGCAAAACAACATTGAAAAGCCCTTGCAGGAACAGGCTGTACAAGAGCAAGTAGTGGGCCAGGTAAACGAGGCAcaagaggaagaaaaccaaAGATCACAAGATTCGCAGTTCTGGTACCCTTTTGGAGACTCTTTTTCTGATCCATGCTATGAATTTGCTTTCAAGACCCTAACAGGTGAAATACCATTGGAGGATACTCTAGCATTTCCGGGCTGCTTCCAACAACAAATTGAGACATCTTTTACTGAGGGGAATGCTAATTTTGGACTGTCTGAGATTGATAAACCCGCCTTGTTCCAGAATGATGTGCCTTCTCATTTTGACTCTGTCCAGCAAAATGCAGCCGTGGAGCAGGTGCAACCCAAATTAATTACCCCAcctggaaacataaatttaccAAGTTGCAGCAGTTTTGGTTCTCAACAACCCAGCTTGGAGGCCAGGAGTAAGGACTATGAGACAAAGGTTAATTCTTGA
- the LOC113704330 gene encoding uncharacterized protein isoform X4, giving the protein MVHGKSPDELPPGWKEHVKVSNGRKIKYYTDDVTGLKFYSKKRVINFVQTKDACQGTPHSVSDHDLKSSCSKTEASPSQVVVEKNSSLEWLPQGWIIESRYRKSGATAGSVYKTYVDPLTGSKFYSKPQVMQYLESVNFNASPEKQQKEVRGDNSSKQDAPQHCESMSKSFISGKDDNGMGKPFVENVCCEIIGDNSSKQDSPKQSKFTTGKDHISGKEGNGIGKPSLEIVYDEVSGDNSFKQDAPQHCESTKGKSHISEKEENRMDKPFLEIVHSAVDESKVLDELPPGWIKEIRARKQGTRKDPYYIDPVSGYEFRSKKDALRYLEFGDISRCAITPKKRDRNDLKLVEHEVFAQPDGKKLGQALGGGQLFGGQKAENDGSFLRSIAAAPEAERSQETNADNKSTDAKISTSKVDAVQEMQLCSKEIKCDRAWENPQPKSECSKLEMKAVHDIGAVSSITTAVSHEQKKPEIESSRETPSNDRYADTNITTSTVDAVVLQICSELNNCDRSAGRSHPIVEGSNLDLEVDVNGAVSSIATALLHEQKHPQEYLDTGTQIQPKKSKKRKALSMPPRSSKRLSGQEPEILPNMGLSERALRAAVRKPGQTETNNSSSGQTVTYVSSSLTQNSEANGGQQHIDTQLQREIIADLTSCKVALLETEMQNNIEKPLQEQAVQEQVVGQVNEAQEEENQRSQDSQFWYPFGDSFSDPCYEFAFKTLTGEIPLEDTLAFPGCFQQQIETSFTEGNANFGLSEIDKPALFQNDVPSHFDSVQQNAAVEQVQPKLITPPGNINLPSCSSFGSQQPSLEARSKDYETKVNS; this is encoded by the exons ATGGTACATGGGAAGTCCCCGGATGAGCTTCCTCCCGGCTGGAAGGAGCATGTCAAGGTATCAAACGGGAGAAAGATCAAG TATTACACTGATGATGTAACTGGGCTTAAGTTTTACTCCAAAAAACGTGTCATTAACTTTGTTCAGACAAAGGATGCTTGTCAAGGCACACCTCACTCAGTGAGTGACCATGACCTGAAAAGCAGTTGTTCCAAAACTGAAGCTAGTCCA TCCCAGGTTGTAGTGGAGAAAAACTCTAGCCTAGAATGGTTGCCCCAAGGATGGATCATTGAGTCCAGATATCGAAAAAGTGGTGCAACTGCTGGATCAGTTTACAAG ACTTATGTTGACCCATTGACTGGATCCAAATTCTATTCGAAGCCCCAGGTAATGCAATATCTggaaagcgtaaatttcaatGCCTCACCAGAAAAACAACAGAAA GAAGTTAGAGGGGACAACTCATCAAAGCAAGATGCTCCTCAACATTGTGAATCCATGAGCAAGAGCTTTATCTCTGGAAAGGACGACAATGGCATGGGCAAGCCCTTTGTTGAGAATGTTTGTTGT GAAATCATCGGGGACAACTCTTCGAAGCAGGATTCACCTAAACAAAGTAAATTCACGACAGGCAAGGATCACATATCTGGAAAGGAAGGGAATGGCATTGGCAAGCCCTCTTTGGAGATTGTTTATGAT GAAGTTAGCGGGGACAACTCTTTCAAGCAAGATGCACCTCAACATTGTGAATCCACAAAGGGCAAAAGTCACATAtctgaaaaggaagagaacagAATGGACAAGCCCTTTTTGGAAATTGTACATTCA GCTGTGGATGAGAGCAAGGTCCTGGATGAGCTTCCGCCTGgatggataaaagaaattagagCCAGAAAACAAGGCACGAGAAAGGACCCG TACTATATAGACCCCGTGAGTGGATACGAGTTTCGCTCAAAAAAGGATGCTTTGCGCTATCTGGAGTTTGGAGACATTAGTCGCTGTGCAATCACACCAAAGAAAAGGGACAGAAATGATCTGAAACTGGTTGAGCACGAAGTCTTT GCTCAACCTGATGGGAAGAAACTGGGACAAGCACTAGGTGGAGGACAACTTTTTGGTGGTCAGAAGGCAGAGA ATGATGGAAGCTTTCTTAGAAGCATTGCAGCAGCTCCAGAAGCTGAGAGATCACAGGAAACTAATGCTGATAATAAATCTACTGATGCCAAGatctcaacttcaaaagttgaTGCAGTTCAAGAAATGCAGTTATGCTCTAAAGAAATTAAGTGTGATAGAGCATGGGAAAACCCTCAGCCAAAATCTGAATGCTCTAAACTAGAAATGAAGGCTGTTCATGACATTGGAGCTGTTTCCAGCATTACAACGGCTGTCTCACATGAACAGAAGAAGCCAGAGATTGAGAGTTCAAGGGAAACTCCAAGTAATGATAGATATGCTGATACTAACATCACTACGTCGACAGTTGATGCAGTTGTCCTTCAAATATGCTCAGAGCTAAATAATTGCGATAGATCAGCAGGTAGGTCTCATCCAATAGTTGAAGGTTCTAACCTAGATCTGGAGGTTGATGTTAATGGAGCTGTATCCAGTATTGCAACTGCTCTCTTGCATGAGCAGAAACATCCACAGGAGTATTTAGACACAGGGACACAGATTCAACCCAAAaaatctaagaaaagaaaagctctgaGCATGCCTCCTCGGTCCTCAAAAAGGCTATCAGGACAAGAACCTGAGATACTGCCCAACATGGGTTTAAGTGAGCGAGCTCTTCGAGCTGCTGTTAGAAAgcctggtcaaacagaaacaAACAACAGCAGCTCTGGTCAAACAGTAACATATGTATCGTCAAGCTTGACTCAGAATTCTGAAGCTAATGGAGGGCAACAGCATATTGATACCCAACTACAGAGAGAGATCATTGCAGATCTCACATCTTGTAAAGTAGCTTTGCTAGAAACAGAGATGCAAAACAACATTGAAAAGCCCTTGCAGGAACAGGCTGTACAAGAGCAAGTAGTGGGCCAGGTAAACGAGGCAcaagaggaagaaaaccaaAGATCACAAGATTCGCAGTTCTGGTACCCTTTTGGAGACTCTTTTTCTGATCCATGCTATGAATTTGCTTTCAAGACCCTAACAGGTGAAATACCATTGGAGGATACTCTAGCATTTCCGGGCTGCTTCCAACAACAAATTGAGACATCTTTTACTGAGGGGAATGCTAATTTTGGACTGTCTGAGATTGATAAACCCGCCTTGTTCCAGAATGATGTGCCTTCTCATTTTGACTCTGTCCAGCAAAATGCAGCCGTGGAGCAGGTGCAACCCAAATTAATTACCCCAcctggaaacataaatttaccAAGTTGCAGCAGTTTTGGTTCTCAACAACCCAGCTTGGAGGCCAGGAGTAAGGACTATGAGACAAAGGTTAATTCTTGA